In Aegilops tauschii subsp. strangulata cultivar AL8/78 chromosome 3, Aet v6.0, whole genome shotgun sequence, one genomic interval encodes:
- the LOC109766983 gene encoding very-long-chain (3R)-3-hydroxyacyl-CoA dehydratase PASTICCINO 2A isoform X1, with amino-acid sequence MAAVKRAYLAVYNWAVFFGWAQVLYFAVDALLRSGHEGVYAAVERPLQLAQTAAVLEILHGLVGLVRSPVSATLPQIGSRLFVTWGILWSFPETRTHILVSSLVISWSITEIIRYSFFGTKELFGSAPSSLLWLRYSSFLVMYPTGISSEVGLIYIALQFIKASEKYCIRMPNKWNYSFDYFYASILVLLVYVPGSPHMYTYMLGQRKKALANSKTA; translated from the exons ATGGCGGCCGTGAAGCGCGCCTACCTCGCCGTCTACAACTGGGCCGTCTTCTTCGGATG GGCGCAGGTGCTCTACTTCGCCGTGGACGCGCTGCTCCGGTCGGGGCACGAGGGCGTGTACGCCGCCGTCGAGCGGCCGCTCCAGCTCGCGCAGACCGCCGCCGTCCTCGAG ATCCTCCACGGGCTCGTCGGGCTGGTGAGGTCGCCGGTGTCGGCCACGCTGCCGCAGATCGGGTCGCGCCTCTTCGTCACCTGGGGCATCCTCTGGAGCTTCCCCGAG ACCAGGACACACATCCTGGTGAGCTCCTTGGTCATCAGCTGGTCCATCACCGAG ATTATTAGGTACTCTTTTTTCGGCACAAAAGAGCTGTTTGGATCTGCACCATCATCGCTTCTATGGCTTAG GTATAGCTCATTCCTAGTAATGTACCCAACCGGCATCAGCAGCGAGGTTGGCTTGATATACATTGCATTGCAGTTCATCAAG GCATCGGAGAAGTACTGCATTAGAATGCCCAACAAATGGAACTATTCATTTGATTACTTCTACGCATCAATCCTGGTACTCCTAGTCTACGTTCCAG GAAGCCCACATATGTACACGTACATGCTTGGGCAGCGCAAGAAGGCGCTTGCAAACTCGAAGACTGCGTAA